A single region of the Halopiger xanaduensis SH-6 genome encodes:
- the cbiT gene encoding precorrin-6Y C5,15-methyltransferase (decarboxylating) subunit CbiT, with the protein MPPIALPYDAKAGPTKSEVRAVVRSKLALEPDDHFAEVGSCTGAVTIEAAQRAGRVTALERKAERLETTEKNLAANEESIRADVELRNAEAPEGLPADADALFLGGSRNFEAVLDHAVETGVDRIVMNVSRLEVAGKATEAFRERDILEEVVQFQVSHGYELAGATSFNSDNPVYMLVGSATPDSDSDGEVSR; encoded by the coding sequence ATGCCACCCATCGCGCTGCCCTACGACGCGAAGGCCGGCCCGACCAAATCGGAGGTCCGGGCCGTCGTCCGCTCGAAGCTCGCTCTCGAGCCGGACGACCACTTCGCGGAGGTCGGCTCCTGTACCGGAGCCGTCACGATCGAAGCCGCACAGCGGGCCGGGCGGGTGACCGCCCTCGAGCGAAAGGCCGAACGCCTCGAGACGACCGAGAAGAACCTCGCCGCGAACGAGGAGTCGATCCGGGCCGATGTCGAGTTACGCAACGCCGAAGCGCCGGAGGGGCTACCCGCCGACGCCGACGCGCTCTTTCTGGGCGGCAGCCGCAACTTCGAGGCCGTCCTCGACCACGCCGTCGAGACCGGCGTCGACCGCATCGTGATGAACGTCTCGCGGCTCGAGGTCGCCGGGAAGGCGACGGAAGCGTTCCGCGAGCGCGATATTCTCGAGGAGGTCGTCCAGTTCCAGGTGAGCCACGGCTACGAGCTCGCGGGCGCGACAAGCTTCAACTCGGACAACCCGGTCTACATGCTGGTCGGGAGCGCGACGCCCGATTCGGATTCGGACGGCGAGGTGAGCCGATGA
- a CDS encoding DUF7125 family protein has translation MIAIAGSKGGCGKSTVTLGLSTAFARGEPLTPAIAIDADRQLPNLHVMTDRDREPTLAALERGVTLKEIAQEHPCESTVGIVSAPKPSDAFEFDSLADHADLEGTQVLLDCPAGAGPDLVEPLRSADGVIVVAGDSERSLEAAETTIDVARRLGVPVYGAVLNRRSAVPDRAAEWRGVPILGCVPDRPSPLANDEVAAAFDDIVERLRAQSPRERAPPTTGGDRIPVGADALDRHLEGGLPAGSVVALVADPASQAERLLYRATELRGTLYLSTAQSRETVRRAIETTAADAGEPTIRRVAGDDALEEATALVENLPDAATLIVDPVNELERRERSAYVSFLDTLSERLAETGGLAILHCLDLDDPANRAATLRAADAVFELETVGSGLESDVGHAVSVTKYRPDADAIGTVPIDFGAVNAGAGPIESPSNAD, from the coding sequence ATGATCGCCATCGCTGGCTCGAAAGGCGGCTGTGGCAAGTCCACGGTCACGCTGGGCCTCTCGACCGCGTTCGCCAGGGGAGAGCCTCTGACCCCGGCGATCGCGATCGACGCCGACCGGCAGCTACCGAACCTGCACGTCATGACCGATCGGGACCGGGAGCCGACGCTCGCCGCCCTCGAGCGGGGAGTGACGCTGAAAGAGATCGCACAGGAGCATCCGTGCGAATCGACGGTCGGGATCGTTTCCGCACCGAAACCGTCGGATGCCTTCGAGTTCGACTCCCTCGCCGATCACGCCGATCTCGAGGGGACGCAGGTGTTGCTCGACTGCCCCGCCGGCGCCGGCCCGGACCTCGTCGAGCCGCTCCGGAGCGCCGACGGCGTGATCGTCGTCGCCGGCGATTCCGAACGAAGCCTCGAGGCCGCGGAGACGACGATCGACGTGGCGCGGCGACTCGGCGTGCCGGTCTACGGCGCCGTCCTGAACCGGCGATCAGCGGTGCCGGACCGCGCGGCCGAGTGGCGCGGCGTGCCGATACTGGGTTGCGTTCCCGACCGCCCGTCGCCGCTGGCGAACGACGAGGTCGCGGCGGCGTTCGACGACATCGTCGAGCGGCTGCGCGCACAGTCCCCGCGCGAGCGGGCGCCGCCGACGACCGGCGGCGATCGGATTCCCGTCGGCGCAGACGCCCTCGACCGGCACCTCGAGGGCGGTCTCCCCGCGGGCTCGGTCGTCGCGCTCGTCGCCGATCCCGCGAGTCAGGCCGAGCGGCTGCTCTACCGGGCGACCGAACTCCGCGGCACGCTGTACCTCTCGACGGCGCAGTCGCGGGAAACGGTGCGGCGCGCGATCGAGACGACCGCGGCCGACGCCGGCGAACCGACGATTCGACGCGTCGCGGGCGACGACGCCCTCGAGGAGGCGACCGCGCTGGTCGAGAACCTCCCGGACGCGGCCACGCTGATCGTGGATCCGGTCAACGAACTCGAGCGACGGGAACGATCGGCGTACGTCTCGTTTCTCGATACGCTGTCCGAGCGGCTGGCCGAAACGGGCGGCCTCGCGATCCTCCACTGTCTGGACCTCGACGACCCCGCCAATCGGGCGGCGACGCTGCGGGCCGCCGACGCCGTGTTCGAACTCGAGACGGTCGGCTCCGGCCTCGAGAGCGACGTCGGCCACGCCGTCTCGGTGACCAAGTATCGCCCGGACGCCGACGCGATCGGTACGGTTCCGATCGATTTCGGCGCCGTGAACGCGGGCGCGGGGCCGATCGAGTCCCCGTCGAATGCCGACTGA
- a CDS encoding cobalt-factor II C(20)-methyltransferase, which yields MTLYGVGLGPGEADLVTVRGKTVLETADVVYSPGRLSRSVALEHVDEDKIGDLDFPMTKDEDKLRRAWKAAAAEVAPEAKDGDVAFVTLGDPNVYSTFGHLRRTIDAFHPDVDLEIVPGVSAVTAFATAMGIEIEAGAGLALREAASGASPTGPDRMILFKVTDAPATHEGLVDAGYDVTYGRRLFMEQGETIVTDDPAEIDERDYYTLAYAEKGDLEVEPATAAFGTDDESGSDDATTDSEPIADGGRELTTEELAALERAEGYENGDYGLELEDRRERRRRGGDR from the coding sequence ATGACCCTCTACGGCGTCGGCCTCGGTCCCGGCGAAGCCGACCTCGTCACCGTCCGCGGGAAGACGGTCCTCGAGACCGCCGACGTGGTCTACTCGCCGGGTCGCCTGTCGCGCTCGGTCGCCCTCGAGCACGTCGACGAGGACAAGATCGGCGACCTCGATTTCCCGATGACGAAAGACGAGGACAAACTGCGGCGGGCCTGGAAGGCAGCCGCCGCGGAGGTCGCCCCCGAAGCGAAAGACGGCGACGTCGCCTTCGTCACGCTCGGCGATCCGAACGTCTACTCGACGTTCGGCCACCTGCGCCGGACGATCGACGCCTTCCACCCCGACGTGGACCTCGAGATCGTCCCCGGCGTCAGCGCCGTCACGGCCTTCGCGACCGCGATGGGAATCGAGATCGAGGCCGGTGCGGGCCTCGCGCTGCGGGAGGCCGCCTCCGGTGCGAGTCCGACGGGCCCCGATCGGATGATCCTGTTCAAGGTCACCGACGCGCCCGCGACCCACGAGGGGCTCGTCGACGCCGGCTACGACGTGACCTACGGCCGCCGGCTGTTCATGGAGCAGGGCGAGACGATCGTCACCGACGACCCCGCCGAGATCGACGAGCGAGACTACTACACGCTCGCCTACGCCGAGAAGGGCGACCTCGAGGTCGAGCCGGCGACGGCGGCCTTCGGGACAGACGACGAGTCCGGGTCGGACGACGCGACGACCGATAGCGAGCCGATCGCGGACGGTGGGCGCGAATTAACTACCGAGGAACTCGCCGCCCTCGAGCGGGCCGAGGGGTACGAGAACGGCGATTACGGGCTCGAACTCGAGGACCGCCGCGAGCGGCGCCGGCGCGGAGGGGACCGATGA
- a CDS encoding cobalt-precorrin-4/precorrin-4 C(11)-methyltransferase, with translation MSDDASDPGTDPTSNSDANDPQTAIDSQSDRRREQLDDRVFEHSAGDEQEGIPFVGAGPGNPRLLTVAGKELLEEADLVVHAGSLVNSELLDEYCSHADLVNSVGKDLEELIPLMRDAYEEGRNVVRLHSGDPAIYGAALEQMDALEHEGVPTYFVPGVTSAFAASATLRTQLTLNEVSNHVAFTRPQGKTLEPEEDHISEFVEMGDVTTCIYLGTHAVRDTMDRLLEDGADPETPVAVIYHASWPDEDVLVGSIADIAEKVEEAGYRASALVVIGDAVTGAGYERSYLYGDWANRGSSSGSGADSSESESGSGSGSGPDESTDDSEASSD, from the coding sequence ATGAGCGACGATGCGTCGGATCCGGGCACGGACCCGACTTCGAACTCGGACGCGAACGATCCGCAGACGGCGATCGACTCCCAGTCTGACCGTCGTCGCGAGCAACTCGACGACCGCGTCTTCGAGCACAGCGCCGGCGACGAGCAGGAAGGCATCCCCTTCGTCGGCGCCGGCCCCGGCAACCCGCGCCTGCTGACCGTCGCCGGGAAGGAACTGCTCGAGGAGGCCGACCTCGTGGTCCACGCGGGCTCGCTGGTCAACAGCGAACTCCTAGACGAGTACTGCAGCCACGCCGACCTCGTGAACTCGGTGGGCAAGGATCTCGAGGAACTGATCCCGCTGATGCGGGACGCCTACGAGGAGGGCCGGAACGTCGTCCGCCTGCACAGCGGCGATCCGGCGATCTACGGGGCCGCCTTGGAGCAGATGGACGCGCTGGAACACGAGGGCGTCCCCACGTACTTCGTCCCCGGCGTCACCTCGGCGTTCGCCGCCAGCGCAACGTTGCGGACGCAACTGACGCTCAACGAGGTCTCGAACCACGTCGCCTTCACGCGGCCGCAGGGGAAGACCTTAGAGCCCGAGGAAGACCACATCTCCGAGTTCGTCGAGATGGGCGACGTGACGACCTGCATCTACCTCGGGACCCACGCCGTCCGGGACACGATGGACCGGCTACTCGAGGACGGCGCGGACCCGGAGACGCCGGTCGCCGTGATCTACCACGCCTCCTGGCCGGACGAGGACGTGCTCGTCGGCTCGATCGCCGACATCGCGGAGAAGGTCGAGGAGGCCGGCTACCGCGCCTCCGCGCTGGTCGTCATCGGCGACGCCGTGACGGGCGCGGGCTACGAGCGCTCGTACCTCTACGGCGACTGGGCGAATCGCGGGTCGAGTTCGGGTTCGGGCGCGGACTCGAGCGAGTCCGAGTCCGGATCCGGATCCGGATCCGGGCCCGACGAGTCGACGGACGACAGCGAAGCGTCGTCGGACTGA